The sequence below is a genomic window from Bradyrhizobium septentrionale.
CTGCATCACCTCCTCAAAACTCGCGCCGCCGCCGGCAAGCCGGTTCGCGTCGCCCTGATCGGCGCCGGAAAATTCGGCTCGATGTTCCTGTCGCAGGTGCCGCACACGCCGGGGCTCGAGGTGCCTGTGATCGTCGACATCGACCGCGAGCGCGCGCGCGAGGCGTGCCGCACGGTCGGCTGGGACGACGCGCGGATCGGCGCAACCACCTTCACCGACGACGGCGCGCGCGCCATCGCCGGCGGCGCATTCGATGTCGTGGTGGAAGCGACCGGAAATCCCGCCGTCGGCATCCGCCATGCCCGCGCGGCGATCGCCGCCGGCAAGCATGTCGTGATGGTCAATGTCGAGGCCGACGTGCTGGCCGGGCCGCTGCTTGCCGAAGAGGCGCGCAAGGCCGGCGTGGTCTACTCACTTGCCTATGGCGACCAGCCGGCGCTGACGGCGGAGATGGTCGACTGGGCCCGCGCGACCGGCTTTCACGTCGTCGCCGCCGGCAAGGGCACCAAATACCTGCCGGCCTATCACGATGTGACGCCGGAAGGCGTGTGGCAGCATTACGGGCTCACCGCCGGCGAAGCGCAATCCGCCGGCATGAACCCGCAGATGTTCAATTCCTTCCTCGACGGCACCAAATCCGCGATTGAGATGGCGGCGATCGCCAACGCCTGCACGCTCGACGTTCCCTCGGAGGGATTGCTGTTTCCGCCCTGCGGCGTCGATGACCTGCCGCATGTGATGCGACCGCGCGACAAGGGCGGCGTGCTGGAGAAATCCGGCATTGTCGAGGTGGTGTCGTCGCTGGAGCGCGACGGCCGCCCGGTATTCCGCGATCTGCGCTGGGGCGTCTATGTGGTGCTGGAGGCGCCGAACGATTATGCCGCGGACTGCTTCAGGCAGTATGGCCTCAAGACCGATTCGTCCGGCCGCTATGCCGCGATGTACAAGCCGTATCATCTGATCGGGCTCGAGCTGAATATTTCCGTGCTGTCGGCGGCGCTGCGCAACGAGCCGACCGGACAGCCGCGCGGCTTCCGCGGCGACGTCGCAGCGGTGGCCAAACGCAACCTGCGCGCCGGCGAGATGCTCGACGGCGAAGGCGGCTACACGGTGTGGGGCAAATTGATGCCCGCCGCCGCCAGCCTCGCCGCCGGCGCACTGCCGATCGGGCTCGCGCACCGCGTCAAGCTGAAGAATGACGTCGCCCACGGCGCCGTGGTGCGCTGGAGCGATGTCGAGGTCGACGAGGCCAACGACACGATCAAGACGCGCAAGGCGATGGAGAAGGCGTTCTCGCGCTGACGCCTCCCGTCCACTCAGCTCATAGCGAGGCTGCTCTTCACCTCTCCCCGCGCTTTGCGGGGAGAGGTCGGATCGCATCGCAAGATGCGATCCGGGTGAGGGGCAAGGCACACTGCTCAACGAGCCGCGAAGTGCTCACCGGATGGAGCCCTCACCCCGCCCTCTCCCCGCAAGAGCGGGGCGAGGGAGACGAGAGAGTGCGGGCTGAGCTCACGGCAGCAGCCGGCTCGCCTTCGCCAGCTTGAACCATTTGCGGAACATCGCTTCCGTATCCATCATCTCGGTGAAGCCGGCCTGGTTGATCTTCACCGTCGAGACGATC
It includes:
- a CDS encoding NAD(P)H-dependent oxidoreductase, with amino-acid sequence MNLHHLLKTRAAAGKPVRVALIGAGKFGSMFLSQVPHTPGLEVPVIVDIDRERAREACRTVGWDDARIGATTFTDDGARAIAGGAFDVVVEATGNPAVGIRHARAAIAAGKHVVMVNVEADVLAGPLLAEEARKAGVVYSLAYGDQPALTAEMVDWARATGFHVVAAGKGTKYLPAYHDVTPEGVWQHYGLTAGEAQSAGMNPQMFNSFLDGTKSAIEMAAIANACTLDVPSEGLLFPPCGVDDLPHVMRPRDKGGVLEKSGIVEVVSSLERDGRPVFRDLRWGVYVVLEAPNDYAADCFRQYGLKTDSSGRYAAMYKPYHLIGLELNISVLSAALRNEPTGQPRGFRGDVAAVAKRNLRAGEMLDGEGGYTVWGKLMPAAASLAAGALPIGLAHRVKLKNDVAHGAVVRWSDVEVDEANDTIKTRKAMEKAFSR